From a single Silene latifolia isolate original U9 population chromosome 6, ASM4854445v1, whole genome shotgun sequence genomic region:
- the LOC141586972 gene encoding small ribosomal subunit protein eS4-like, which produces MARGLKKHMKRLNAPKHWMLDKLGGAFAPKPSSGPHKSRECLPLILILRNRLKYALNYREVVSILMQRQILVDGKVRTDKTYPAGFMDVVTIPKTNESFRLLYDTKGRFRLHSVRDEESKYKLCKVRSVQFGQKGIPYLNTYDGRTIRYPDPLIKANDTIKLDLESQKIVEFVRFDVGNVVMVTGGRNRGRVGVIKNREKHKGSFETIHIEDSAGHEFATRQGNVFVVGKGTKPWVSLPKGKGIKLTIIEEARKRMQKDATTA; this is translated from the exons ATG GCTAGAGGATTGAAGAAGCACATGAAGAGGCTCAATGCCCCCAAGCATTGGATGCTTGATAAGCTCGGTGGTGCATTT GCTCCTAAGCCATCATCTGGACCCCACAAATCCAGGGAATGCTTGCCTTTGATTCTGATCTTGCGTAACAGGCTGAAGTATGCCCTTAACTACCGTGAGGTTGTCTCAATTTTGATGCAAAGACAAATCCTTGTTGATGGGAAAGTTAGAACTGACAAGACCTATCCTGCTGGTTTCATGG ATGTTGTCACAATCCCCAAAACAAATGAGAGCTTCCGTCTGCTTTATGATACAAAGGGCCGATTTCGCTTGCATTCTGTTAGAGATGAAGAGTCCAAG TACAAGCTATGCAAGGTCCGATCTGTTCAATTCGGACAGAAGGGCATCCCATACCTGAACACCTATGATGGGCGCACCATCCGTTACCCAGACCCCCTTATCAAGGCTAATGACACAATCAAGCTAGATCTGGAATCCCAAAAGATTGTCGAGTTTGTCAGGTTTGATGTTGGCAATGTTGTTATGGTGACGGGAGGAAGGAATAGAGGCCGTGTTGGAGTGATCAAGAACCGAGAAAAGCACAAGGGCAGTTTCGAGACTATCCACATTGAGGATTCTGCAGGGCATGAGTTTGCCACTCGTCAAGGCAATGTTTTCGTAGTGGGTAAGGGAACCAAACCATGGGTGTCTCTACCAAAGGGCAAGGGTATCAAATTGACAATCATCGAGGAGGCTAGGAAGAGAATGCAGAAGGACGCTACAACTGCATAA